One window of the Cryptomeria japonica chromosome 7, Sugi_1.0, whole genome shotgun sequence genome contains the following:
- the LOC131856716 gene encoding uncharacterized protein LOC131856716: MPELFERDSSGDLYCPMIRPWYFLDFTGKRRRRRLDGGGGGHTGGGGEGGGGGGRVLRRVRGGLPLRLGQGPVIQGRPVAATEERGEGGGGRDMGDGGDVGGGDAGMGSGGGDVIDMGQGAIGGDRG; encoded by the exons ATGCCAGAGTTGTTTGAGAGAGATTCCAGTGGGGACCTGTATTGCCCTATGATCAGGCCTTGGTATTTTTTGGACTTTACAG gaaagaggaggaggaggagattagatggaggaggtggtggtcaTACAGGAGGTGGAGGTgagggtggaggaggtggtggtaggGTTTTAAGGAGAGTCAGGGGTGGGCTTCCTTTGCGACTGGGACAGGGACCGGTTATACAGGGACGACCAGTAGCAGCAACagaagagaggggagagggaggaggAGGGCGAGATATGGGTGATGGTGGGGATGTTGGTGGGGGAGATGCAGGGATGGGTAGTGGTGGGGGTGATGTTATCGACATGGGTCAGGGAGCCATTGGTGGAGACAGGGGATAG